One Chaetodon trifascialis isolate fChaTrf1 chromosome 21, fChaTrf1.hap1, whole genome shotgun sequence genomic window carries:
- the gprc5c gene encoding G-protein coupled receptor family C group 5 member C isoform X3: protein MAANFTPPQGCGPNVDSLYYNLCDTSAVWGIVLEAFAAAGIVFCFVLFISLLASIPFTQDKNRKSSVALHACFLVCTTGLFCLTFAFIVGKDFSTCASRRFLFGVLFGGCFACLLMQCVRLNILARRNSGPQAWVLCLGALGLWLVEVVINTEWLIITVVRHPQGPLNATAGISRATATPCNIANEDFVMALIYVMTLILAVVVASLAIMGGKHKQWKKEGVCILLPSLLSVGIWVAWIVMYVYGNEKTGGPTWDDPTLAIALVANAWVFLILFTIPEICCLTSNDEIQQGFGEDLYPNRGVGYETILKEQSSQNMFMENKAFSMDEPNQVSKPVSPYSGYSGQLRSSVYQPTELALISKAVGNGNGLHRTSQW from the exons ATGGCTGCTAACTTCACCCCCCCTCAGGGTTGCGGCCCAAACGTGGACTCGCTCTATTACAACCTGTGCGACACGAGTGCCGTGTGGGGCATCGTGCTGGAGGCCTTCGCGGCGGCTGGCATCGTCTTCTGCTTTGTGCTTTTCATCTCGCTGCTGGCCAGCATTCCCTTCACCCAGGACAAGAACCGCAAGAGCTCGGTAGCTCTGCACGCCTGCTTCCTGGTCTGCACCACCGGCCTCTTCTGCCTGACCTTCGCCTTCATCGTGGGAAAGGACTTCTCCACCTGTGCTTCGCGGAGGTTCCTCTTCGGGGTGCTGTTCGGGGGCTGCTTCGCCTGTCTCCTGATGCAGTGCGTGAGGCTGAACATCCTCGCCAGGCGGAACAGCGGGCCCCAGGCTTGGGTCTTATGTCTGGGAGCGTTGGGGCTGTGGCTGGTGGAGGTGGTCATCAACACAGAGTGGCTGATCATCACGGTGGTGCGCCACCCACAGGGGCCCCTCAATGCCACGGCCGGAATTAGCAGAGCCACCGCTACGCCGTGCAACATCGCCAACGAGGACTTTGTCATGGCGCTGATCTACGTGATGACCCTGATCCTGGCCGTGGTTGTGGCGAGTCTGGCCATCATGGGGGGGAAACACAAGCAATGGAAGAAGGAGGGCGTCTGCATCCTTCTGCCCAGCCTGCTCTCTGTGGGTATTTGGGTGGCGTGGATCGTCATGTACGTCTACGGGAACGAGAAGACCGGGGGACCCACGTGGGATGACCCCACCCTGGCCATTGCCTTGGTGGCGAATGCATGGGtgttcctcatcctcttcaccaTTCCTGAAATCTGCTGTTTGACCAGCAATGATGAAATCCAGCAAGGCTTCGGGGAAGACCTGTACCCGAACCGAGGAGTCGGCTACGAGACGATACTGAAGGAACAGAGCTCCCAGAACATGTTCATGGAAAATAAGGCTTTTTCTATGGACGAGCCCAACCAAG TGTCCAAGCCTGTGTCTCCATACAGCGGCTACAGCGGCCAGCTGCGTAGCTCCGTGTACCAGCCCACCGAGCTGGCTCTCATCAGCAAAGCAGTGGGAAAC ggGAATGGTCTGCATAGGACGTCCCAGTGGTGA
- the btbd17a gene encoding BTB/POZ domain-containing protein 17 → MLVLALGLRFGAAAAGMLRVDGAQDGGGGSGDTISHSLTLVQRLEALLVQGNGSDVSLRVETPSADEVKVIQAHSLVLSLQSPVFEEMLLSRNSSMLVLKESSDCAAVFDKFIRYLYCGEISLRLDQATPLHKLAAKYQVTGLQQGITQYMTQNLARESSGHVAGWYEYALQAGDVTLRDSCLQYMAWNLSSVLQSGEWVTISSQLLMSLLQRSDLILQSEMELFAALEAWIIQNEPDGLTAENALRAVRYAMMPPRELFRLQTQSSVLARYQESVRDLLYMSYQFHSASPLHMAKYFDVNCSLFVPRNYLSPMWGSPWIISNPTRDDRSTSFQTQLGPSGHDASKRVTWNALFSPRWLPLSMRPMYTETGAMQPTRVEGGRPRIIITPATSSADFAGVNFQKTVLVMAQQQGKVVVKHVYNFHQSTEENGNFLAEADLYRRTSEYLIDSSLFLHIVVKPLYQTLITTKN, encoded by the exons ATGCTGGTTTTGGCTCTCGGGCTGCGCTTTggggcagctgctgcag GCATGCTGAGAGTTGACGGAGCCCAGGACGGAGGTGGTGGCAGCGGGGACACCATCAGCCACTCCCTGACCCTGGTGCAGCGTCTGGAGGCCCTGCTGGTTCAGGGGAACGGCAGCGACGTGTCGCTCAGGGTGGAGACGCCCAGCGCAGATGAGGTGAAGGTGATCCAGGCTCACTCGCTGGTGCTCTCCCTGCAGAGCCCCGTCTTTGAGGAGATGCTGCTGAGCCgcaacagcagcatgttggTGCTGAAGGAGAGCTCCGACTGCGCTGCCGTGTTTGACAAGTTCAtcag gTATCTCTATTGTGGAGAGATTTCTCTGCGTCTGGACCAGGCGACACCTTTGCACAAGCTGGCCGCTAAGTATCAAGTGACGGGTCTCCAGCAGGGCATCACCCAGTACATGACCCAGAATCTGGCCCGGGAGTCCTCGGGCCACGTGGCGGGCTGGTACGAGTACGCCCTGCAGGCCGGGGACGTGACTCTGAGGGACAGCTGTCTTCAGTATATGGCCTGGAACCTGTCGTCGGTGCTGCAGAGCGGCGAGTGGGTGACCATCAGCAGCCAGCTGCTCATGTCCCTGCTGCAGCGCTCTGACCTCATCCTGCAGAGTGAGATGGAGCTCTTTGCGGCGCTGGAGGCCTGGATAATTCAGAATGAGCCAGATGGTCTGACAGCGGAGAACGCTTTGAGAGCTGTGCGTTACGCCATGATGCCGCCACGGGAGCTGTTCCGTCTGCAGACCCAGTCATCAGTCCTGGCTCGCTATCAGGAGTCGGTGCGCGACCTGCTCTACATGTCCTACCAGTTTCACTCTGCATCGCCGCTGCACATGGCCAAGTACTTTGACGTGAACTGCAGCCTCTTCGTGCCCAGGAACTACCTGTCGCCGATGTGGGGGTCTCCCTGGATCATCAGCAACCCTACGCGAGACGATCGCAGCACCAGCTTCCAGACCCAGCTGGGACCCAGCGGCCACGACGCCAGCAAGCGGGTGACTTGGAACGCCCTGTTCTCGCCGCGCTGGTTACCCCTCAGCATGAGGCCGATGTACACGGAGACGGGCGCCATGCAGCCGACACGTGTGGAGGGAGGGCGCCCTCGCATCATCATCACGCCGGCCACATCCAGCGCAGATTTCGCTGGAGTGAACTTCCAGAAGACGGTGCTCGTGATGGCTCAGCAGCAGGGGAAGGTGGTGGTGAAGCACGTCTACAACTTCCACCAGAGCACGGAGGAAAACGGCAATTTCTTGGCCGAAGCCGACTTGTACCGCCGGACCTCTGAATACCTCATCGAcagctccctcttcctccataTTGTGGTGAAGCCGCTGTACCAAACCCTCATAACTACAAAGAACTga
- the gprc5c gene encoding G-protein coupled receptor family C group 5 member C isoform X1: MAANFTPPQGCGPNVDSLYYNLCDTSAVWGIVLEAFAAAGIVFCFVLFISLLASIPFTQDKNRKSSVALHACFLVCTTGLFCLTFAFIVGKDFSTCASRRFLFGVLFGGCFACLLMQCVRLNILARRNSGPQAWVLCLGALGLWLVEVVINTEWLIITVVRHPQGPLNATAGISRATATPCNIANEDFVMALIYVMTLILAVVVASLAIMGGKHKQWKKEGVCILLPSLLSVGIWVAWIVMYVYGNEKTGGPTWDDPTLAIALVANAWVFLILFTIPEICCLTSNDEIQQGFGEDLYPNRGVGYETILKEQSSQNMFMENKAFSMDEPNQVSKPVSPYSGYSGQLRSSVYQPTELALISKAVGNHPPDAYDMVIPRASTNSAANSGSSTPSTQAEIGNAAYTQTNGSSGNGLHRTSQW; this comes from the exons ATGGCTGCTAACTTCACCCCCCCTCAGGGTTGCGGCCCAAACGTGGACTCGCTCTATTACAACCTGTGCGACACGAGTGCCGTGTGGGGCATCGTGCTGGAGGCCTTCGCGGCGGCTGGCATCGTCTTCTGCTTTGTGCTTTTCATCTCGCTGCTGGCCAGCATTCCCTTCACCCAGGACAAGAACCGCAAGAGCTCGGTAGCTCTGCACGCCTGCTTCCTGGTCTGCACCACCGGCCTCTTCTGCCTGACCTTCGCCTTCATCGTGGGAAAGGACTTCTCCACCTGTGCTTCGCGGAGGTTCCTCTTCGGGGTGCTGTTCGGGGGCTGCTTCGCCTGTCTCCTGATGCAGTGCGTGAGGCTGAACATCCTCGCCAGGCGGAACAGCGGGCCCCAGGCTTGGGTCTTATGTCTGGGAGCGTTGGGGCTGTGGCTGGTGGAGGTGGTCATCAACACAGAGTGGCTGATCATCACGGTGGTGCGCCACCCACAGGGGCCCCTCAATGCCACGGCCGGAATTAGCAGAGCCACCGCTACGCCGTGCAACATCGCCAACGAGGACTTTGTCATGGCGCTGATCTACGTGATGACCCTGATCCTGGCCGTGGTTGTGGCGAGTCTGGCCATCATGGGGGGGAAACACAAGCAATGGAAGAAGGAGGGCGTCTGCATCCTTCTGCCCAGCCTGCTCTCTGTGGGTATTTGGGTGGCGTGGATCGTCATGTACGTCTACGGGAACGAGAAGACCGGGGGACCCACGTGGGATGACCCCACCCTGGCCATTGCCTTGGTGGCGAATGCATGGGtgttcctcatcctcttcaccaTTCCTGAAATCTGCTGTTTGACCAGCAATGATGAAATCCAGCAAGGCTTCGGGGAAGACCTGTACCCGAACCGAGGAGTCGGCTACGAGACGATACTGAAGGAACAGAGCTCCCAGAACATGTTCATGGAAAATAAGGCTTTTTCTATGGACGAGCCCAACCAAG TGTCCAAGCCTGTGTCTCCATACAGCGGCTACAGCGGCCAGCTGCGTAGCTCCGTGTACCAGCCCACCGAGCTGGCTCTCATCAGCAAAGCAGTGGGAAAC CACCCTCCGGACGCCTACGACATGGTCATTCCCAGAGCTTCCACCAACTCGGCGGCCAACAGCGGCAGCAGCACCCCGTCGACGCAGGCGGAGATCGGCAACGCTGCGTACACGCAGACTAACGGAAGCAGC ggGAATGGTCTGCATAGGACGTCCCAGTGGTGA
- the gpr142 gene encoding probable G-protein coupled receptor 142: MIDWPNVTASGHQELGLKPEELQKSKCVLGFIPVIYYSVLLCVGVPVNILTAVALSRLASRTKKALYYYLLAVTGSDILSQLFIIFVGFLLETAVFHRNVPVLLLHSVSAAEFAANHAAIWSTVPLTVDRYVALCHPLLHRQISYPARARKIIAVVLALSFASGVPFFWWSDMWRDSHPPTALDAVLIWTHVSIIYFLPCSIFLVLNSLIIHRLRVRQRQQCCQEECGRKSASPQRLGKTTAMLLAITSVFSVLWAPRTVVVIYHLYVSSVHRDWRVHLAYDLSNMLAMLNTAVNFFLYCFVSKPFRGAVRDVLLLRGGPLYPHRALPQQHAPNNASITSLYSMNNKRSQQDSTPRKPS; encoded by the exons ATGATCGACTGGCCCAATGTGACGGCGTCTGGCCACCAGGAGCTTGGCCTGAAACCCGAGGAGCTGCAGAAGTCCAAATGTGTCCTGGGCTTCATCCCTGTCATCTACTACAGCGTTCTGCTCTGTGTGGGGGTGCCAG TGAACATCCTGACGGCGGTGGCTTTGTCCAGACTGGCGTCCCGCACTAAGAAAGCTCTGTACTACTACCTGCTGGCGGTGACAGGCTCAGACATCCTCTCCCAACTCTTCATCATCTTTGTCGGCTTCCTGTTGGAGACGGCAGTTTTTCACCGCAACGTTCCCGTGCTCCTGCTGCACTCCGTAAGCGCTGCCGAGTTCGCCGCCAACCATGCCGCGATCTGGTCCACCGTACCGCTCACCGTGGACCGCTATGTGGCGCTGTGCCACCCCCTCCTGCACCGCCAGATCAGCTACCCGGCCCGGGCCAGGAAGATCATCGCGGTGGTCCTGGCGTTATCGTTCGCGTCAGGCGTGCCCTTCTTCTGGTGGTCGGACATGTGGAGGGACAGCCACCCGCCCACAGCGCTGGACGCCGTCCTCATATGGACCCATGTCAGCATCATCTACTTCCTGCCCTGCAGCATCTTCTTGGTGCTGAACTCTCTGATCATCCACAGGCTGAGGGtgaggcagaggcagcagtgCTGTCAGGAGGAGTGTGGGCGGAAGTCAGCGTCCCCGCAGCGGCTCGGGAAGACCACGGCCATGCTGCTGGCCATCACCTCTGTGTTCTCCGTGCTGTGGGCTCCCAGGACCGTGGTGGTCATCTACCACCTGTACGTGTCCTCAGTTCACAGAGACTGGCGCGTCCACCTGGCCTACGACCTGTCCAACATGCTGGCCATGCTCAACACTGCCGTGAACTTCTTCCTCTACTGTTTCGTCAGTAAGCCCTTCCGCGGCGCCGTGCGGGACgtcctgctgctcagggggGGTCCGCTGTACCCTCACCGCGCTCTGCCGCAGCAGCACGCCCCCAACAACGCCTCCATCACCTCCCTGTACAGTATGAACAACAAGCGCTCACAGCAGGACTCCACTCCCAGAAAGCCCTCATGA
- the gprc5c gene encoding G-protein coupled receptor family C group 5 member C isoform X2, which produces MAANFTPPQGCGPNVDSLYYNLCDTSAVWGIVLEAFAAAGIVFCFVLFISLLASIPFTQDKNRKSSVALHACFLVCTTGLFCLTFAFIVGKDFSTCASRRFLFGVLFGGCFACLLMQCVRLNILARRNSGPQAWVLCLGALGLWLVEVVINTEWLIITVVRHPQGPLNATAGISRATATPCNIANEDFVMALIYVMTLILAVVVASLAIMGGKHKQWKKEGVCILLPSLLSVGIWVAWIVMYVYGNEKTGGPTWDDPTLAIALVANAWVFLILFTIPEICCLTSNDEIQQGFGEDLYPNRGVGYETILKEQSSQNMFMENKAFSMDEPNQVSKPVSPYSGYSGQLRSSVYQPTELALISKAVGNHPPDAYDMVIPRASTNSAANSGSSTPSTQAEIGNAAYTQTNGSSVGEWSA; this is translated from the exons ATGGCTGCTAACTTCACCCCCCCTCAGGGTTGCGGCCCAAACGTGGACTCGCTCTATTACAACCTGTGCGACACGAGTGCCGTGTGGGGCATCGTGCTGGAGGCCTTCGCGGCGGCTGGCATCGTCTTCTGCTTTGTGCTTTTCATCTCGCTGCTGGCCAGCATTCCCTTCACCCAGGACAAGAACCGCAAGAGCTCGGTAGCTCTGCACGCCTGCTTCCTGGTCTGCACCACCGGCCTCTTCTGCCTGACCTTCGCCTTCATCGTGGGAAAGGACTTCTCCACCTGTGCTTCGCGGAGGTTCCTCTTCGGGGTGCTGTTCGGGGGCTGCTTCGCCTGTCTCCTGATGCAGTGCGTGAGGCTGAACATCCTCGCCAGGCGGAACAGCGGGCCCCAGGCTTGGGTCTTATGTCTGGGAGCGTTGGGGCTGTGGCTGGTGGAGGTGGTCATCAACACAGAGTGGCTGATCATCACGGTGGTGCGCCACCCACAGGGGCCCCTCAATGCCACGGCCGGAATTAGCAGAGCCACCGCTACGCCGTGCAACATCGCCAACGAGGACTTTGTCATGGCGCTGATCTACGTGATGACCCTGATCCTGGCCGTGGTTGTGGCGAGTCTGGCCATCATGGGGGGGAAACACAAGCAATGGAAGAAGGAGGGCGTCTGCATCCTTCTGCCCAGCCTGCTCTCTGTGGGTATTTGGGTGGCGTGGATCGTCATGTACGTCTACGGGAACGAGAAGACCGGGGGACCCACGTGGGATGACCCCACCCTGGCCATTGCCTTGGTGGCGAATGCATGGGtgttcctcatcctcttcaccaTTCCTGAAATCTGCTGTTTGACCAGCAATGATGAAATCCAGCAAGGCTTCGGGGAAGACCTGTACCCGAACCGAGGAGTCGGCTACGAGACGATACTGAAGGAACAGAGCTCCCAGAACATGTTCATGGAAAATAAGGCTTTTTCTATGGACGAGCCCAACCAAG TGTCCAAGCCTGTGTCTCCATACAGCGGCTACAGCGGCCAGCTGCGTAGCTCCGTGTACCAGCCCACCGAGCTGGCTCTCATCAGCAAAGCAGTGGGAAAC CACCCTCCGGACGCCTACGACATGGTCATTCCCAGAGCTTCCACCAACTCGGCGGCCAACAGCGGCAGCAGCACCCCGTCGACGCAGGCGGAGATCGGCAACGCTGCGTACACGCAGACTAACGGAAGCAGCGTAG ggGAATGGTCTGCATAG